From Campylobacteraceae bacterium, one genomic window encodes:
- a CDS encoding diguanylate cyclase, with amino-acid sequence MNINKIFFSFAIIFLFALASAFFTISTIKKLNAHTQKMYTHPFSVSNAIANIQTSIITMHRNMKDVVLTKYSFHQSKEISVVIKNPLELLKIIEAIQEEESKVYKEFDLIYLRYLGKKEDIDVSFKAFKEWKVIRQEVIFLIYQHKLEKAIDITKGKGAKHINDLYKQIDVLKSFAFNKANEYYELSLKDEPLEQIIMVFVATFFLATLIVMYVVSTLLKNNKNNQKQLNLIDQNILTSNMSLDKKILSISSALCYVLHTKKEKILNSENKYFFTNESHFLNFENTIYSGKHYKGEIPITIEEEDVWYEIEVLPEFNDKFILEKFTILLTNISDKKQIEKVSITDTLTSLYNRNYFEMIFSKEINRAKREHKELSIIMLDIDYFKKYNDTYGHQEGDHALRKVASIIISHTKRSNDYAFRIGGEEFIILSYQEDMAALNSFAMSFIRDIEALHIPHKKNNISKYVTISAGAILFGTNNVLSPDEMYKKVDELLYKAKNAGRNKVESIYFK; translated from the coding sequence ATGAACATCAACAAAATATTCTTTAGTTTTGCAATCATTTTTCTTTTTGCACTGGCAAGTGCTTTTTTTACGATATCAACGATTAAAAAGTTAAATGCTCATACACAAAAGATGTATACCCACCCTTTTAGTGTAAGCAATGCTATTGCAAATATTCAAACCTCCATTATTACGATGCACAGAAATATGAAAGATGTAGTTCTTACGAAATATTCTTTTCATCAAAGTAAAGAAATAAGTGTTGTCATTAAAAATCCTTTAGAACTGTTAAAAATCATTGAAGCTATTCAAGAAGAAGAAAGTAAGGTTTATAAAGAATTTGATCTGATTTATTTGAGATACTTAGGAAAAAAAGAAGACATTGATGTTTCTTTCAAAGCTTTTAAAGAGTGGAAAGTTATACGGCAAGAAGTTATCTTTCTTATTTATCAACACAAATTAGAAAAAGCCATAGATATTACTAAAGGCAAAGGTGCTAAACATATAAATGATTTATATAAACAAATTGATGTGCTTAAAAGTTTTGCTTTTAATAAAGCCAATGAATATTATGAACTGTCCTTAAAAGATGAGCCTTTGGAGCAAATAATTATGGTATTTGTGGCAACTTTTTTTCTAGCTACCCTGATTGTTATGTACGTGGTTAGTACGCTTTTAAAAAACAATAAAAACAATCAAAAACAGTTAAATCTAATTGATCAAAATATTTTGACATCTAACATGTCTCTTGATAAAAAAATACTCTCAATTAGCAGTGCTTTATGTTATGTATTGCATACGAAAAAAGAAAAAATACTTAACAGTGAAAACAAGTACTTTTTTACCAATGAATCACATTTCCTCAATTTTGAAAATACTATATATTCTGGGAAACACTATAAAGGTGAAATACCAATTACAATAGAAGAAGAAGATGTTTGGTATGAAATTGAGGTTCTCCCAGAGTTTAACGATAAGTTTATTTTAGAAAAGTTTACTATTTTATTAACAAATATTTCAGATAAAAAACAAATAGAAAAAGTCTCTATTACGGATACTTTAACCTCTTTATATAATAGAAATTATTTTGAAATGATTTTTTCAAAAGAGATTAATAGAGCAAAAAGAGAACATAAAGAGTTAAGTATTATAATGTTGGATATTGATTATTTTAAAAAATATAATGATACTTATGGCCACCAAGAAGGTGACCATGCACTAAGAAAAGTGGCAAGTATAATTATCTCTCATACAAAACGCTCAAATGATTATGCTTTTAGAATTGGGGGAGAAGAGTTTATTATTCTAAGTTATCAAGAAGATATGGCTGCTTTAAATAGTTTTGCCATGAGTTTTATTAGGGATATTGAAGCTTTACACATTCCACACAAAAAAAACAATATATCCAAGTATGTTACTATATCGGCAGGTGCCATTCTTTTTGGTACAAATAACGTATTATCACCAGATGAAATGTATAAAAAAGTAGATGAGTTATTGTATAAAGCAAAAAATGCAGGCAGAAACAAAGTTGAAAGTATTTATTTTAAATAA
- a CDS encoding acyl-CoA thioesterase, with the protein MFTDTINPRFSETDALGHINNNTYGIWFEAARDSIYKIFIPSLNAKKWNLIMAHSSYDFLAEVHYGKEVIIKTALEKIGNSSFHLTHAVYQNKHLCTTSKGILIHFDHDKKKSVVIPLHIKDELNKHLFNKAWPLKLADLDEL; encoded by the coding sequence ATGTTCACAGATACAATAAACCCAAGATTTTCTGAAACAGATGCTTTAGGGCATATAAACAATAATACGTATGGAATTTGGTTTGAAGCAGCCAGAGATTCAATTTATAAAATATTCATTCCTTCTTTAAATGCAAAAAAATGGAATTTAATTATGGCTCACAGTTCTTATGATTTTTTAGCTGAAGTGCATTATGGAAAAGAAGTTATTATAAAAACAGCGCTTGAAAAAATAGGAAATTCTTCTTTTCATTTAACCCATGCTGTGTATCAGAACAAACATTTGTGTACAACAAGTAAGGGTATTTTAATTCATTTTGACCATGACAAAAAGAAGTCCGTTGTTATTCCTTTGCATATTAAAGATGAGTTAAATAAACATCTTTTTAATAAAGCTTGGCCTCTCAAACTAGCTGATTTGGATGAACTTTAG
- a CDS encoding OmpA family protein: protein MSSPSKIFLLIIVWIFVAVFCIYNELKYHVLEDETTLKDRISNVIKEVSETSFITTFSSDKEEPQVLEKIVIIEEKTIIIDDNVELEKELKEKVLDEKQNDIIEKEKEEEILSTPLEKPLAVNTEIKKNEEIEISAKEIQEKINLIIKNNKIIFKRLSIDVTLKSEKTIKIIANLLNEYKNIKIEVAGHTDAKGEEAFNLDISKKRASSVKNKLIEYGLDENRVSAKGYGESKPIVKNDGNGYSVVNRRVEFNIIKE from the coding sequence ATGTCCTCTCCTTCTAAAATATTTTTATTAATTATTGTTTGGATTTTTGTTGCAGTATTTTGCATATACAATGAACTTAAATATCATGTACTTGAAGATGAAACAACACTTAAAGACAGAATCTCAAATGTTATAAAAGAAGTAAGTGAAACTTCTTTTATAACTACGTTTAGTTCCGATAAAGAGGAGCCTCAAGTCCTAGAAAAAATAGTAATAATTGAAGAAAAAACAATAATTATAGATGATAACGTAGAGCTTGAAAAAGAACTTAAAGAAAAAGTTCTTGACGAAAAACAAAATGATATTATTGAAAAAGAAAAAGAAGAAGAAATTCTTTCTACTCCTTTGGAAAAACCCCTTGCCGTCAATACAGAAATCAAAAAAAATGAAGAAATAGAAATTTCTGCAAAAGAAATTCAAGAAAAAATCAATTTAATTATTAAAAATAATAAAATTATCTTTAAAAGACTAAGTATTGATGTCACACTTAAGAGTGAAAAAACCATTAAAATAATCGCAAATTTGTTAAATGAATATAAAAATATTAAGATAGAAGTTGCTGGACATACCGATGCAAAAGGGGAAGAAGCTTTTAATTTAGATATTTCTAAAAAAAGAGCATCTTCTGTTAAAAATAAATTAATAGAGTATGGTTTGGATGAAAACAGAGTAAGTGCAAAAGGTTATGGCGAGAGCAAACCTATTGTTAAAAACGATGGAAATGGTTATTCGGTTGTTAACCGAAGAGTTGAATTTAATATCATAAAGGAATAA
- a CDS encoding bifunctional diguanylate cyclase/phosphodiesterase gives MNYKKYVDELLLFVFISSFFIYFISTQSHELLLNFVMEYESHGSKILIFLPILLAFVCIVYAIKKYFDLAKNNKLLLTAYMIDNLTGLNNREAFLHRLKNSDKHSVILLNIIDFKSINKTFGFREADVLLIKVAKKLEKVVKKISGLKLYRVFGDEFGLMCEPGINLKELSQNIRNSFEDECLFFQENALHLSLNITYSQTSPELLTASIAMQECKENLEKYILSFESIADHVKENSNNLEMLKVIKDAISDNTIIPVYHSIVNNKTQKVFKYETLARIRKKNQELISPFHFIELSKKFKLYPEITKSIIQKAFDDFSNTSFNFSVNFSYIDIHNPEILSFFYELLENNQETASRLTIEILETENIGSYEELLSFRERIKEYGCKLAIDDFGSGYSNWVYILKLQPDYIKLDGSLIENLLDSNNNKTLVKTIVRFAKENNIKTIAEFVSSKELSEIVIDLGIDFSQGYFYSRPQELDKLEHVIK, from the coding sequence ATGAATTATAAGAAGTATGTTGATGAATTATTGTTATTTGTTTTTATAAGTTCTTTTTTTATTTATTTTATTTCAACTCAATCCCATGAATTGTTACTTAATTTTGTTATGGAATATGAATCTCATGGCTCAAAAATTCTTATTTTTCTCCCCATTCTTCTTGCTTTTGTTTGTATAGTATATGCTATAAAAAAATATTTTGATTTAGCTAAAAATAATAAATTATTATTAACAGCTTATATGATTGATAATTTAACAGGATTAAATAATAGAGAAGCTTTTTTACACCGTTTAAAAAACAGTGATAAACATTCTGTTATTCTTTTAAATATTATTGATTTTAAATCTATTAATAAAACCTTTGGTTTTAGAGAAGCAGATGTTTTGTTAATTAAAGTAGCTAAAAAACTTGAAAAAGTTGTAAAAAAGATATCAGGCTTAAAACTGTACAGAGTTTTTGGAGACGAGTTTGGGCTTATGTGTGAACCTGGGATAAACTTAAAAGAATTATCACAAAATATTAGAAATTCTTTTGAAGATGAATGTTTGTTTTTCCAAGAAAATGCGCTTCATCTTAGTTTAAATATTACGTATTCACAAACAAGTCCAGAATTGTTAACTGCCTCTATTGCAATGCAAGAGTGTAAAGAGAATCTTGAAAAATATATTCTTTCTTTTGAAAGCATAGCCGATCATGTGAAAGAAAACAGTAATAACCTAGAAATGTTAAAAGTAATTAAAGATGCTATTTCTGATAATACTATTATTCCTGTTTATCACTCTATTGTAAATAACAAAACACAAAAAGTCTTTAAATACGAGACCTTGGCAAGGATAAGGAAAAAAAATCAAGAGCTTATTTCTCCTTTTCATTTTATAGAACTTTCTAAAAAGTTTAAACTCTATCCTGAAATCACAAAATCTATTATTCAAAAAGCCTTTGATGATTTTTCAAATACCAGCTTTAATTTTTCTGTGAATTTTTCTTATATTGATATTCATAACCCAGAAATTTTAAGCTTTTTTTATGAACTTCTTGAAAACAACCAAGAAACAGCTTCGCGTTTAACCATAGAAATATTAGAAACAGAAAACATCGGTTCTTATGAGGAGTTACTGAGTTTTAGAGAAAGAATTAAAGAATATGGATGTAAACTTGCTATTGATGACTTTGGTTCTGGTTATTCCAATTGGGTTTATATCTTAAAATTACAACCTGATTATATTAAACTCGATGGTAGTTTAATTGAAAACTTATTGGATTCAAATAATAATAAAACACTTGTAAAAACCATTGTTCGTTTTGCAAAAGAGAATAATATTAAAACAATTGCGGAATTTGTTTCTTCAAAAGAGCTGTCAGAAATTGTAATTGATTTGGGAATTGATTTCTCTCAAGGTTATTTTTATTCCAGACCTCAAGAGTTAGATAAATTAGAACATGTAATTAAATAA
- a CDS encoding LysE family translocator, with protein MTIGITKGKKAAFVTTLGLASGVVFHTLAAALGVAVIFQSSPMAFDILKYVGAGYLFYIATQAFIHRNDVLELSSINEDKELRSLYFKGFIMNILNPKVSIFFLAFLPQFVNANLALSITNQMILLGFIFLCVTVLVFSSIGFISHIFGKKLLEKKSFSKVLNYLTSFVLYSIAIKLAFSQQ; from the coding sequence ATGACAATTGGTATTACAAAAGGGAAAAAAGCAGCTTTTGTTACTACTTTAGGTTTAGCTTCTGGGGTTGTATTTCATACTCTTGCTGCTGCTTTAGGGGTAGCTGTAATCTTTCAAAGCTCACCTATGGCTTTTGATATTTTAAAATATGTAGGTGCAGGATATTTATTCTATATTGCAACACAGGCTTTTATTCATAGAAATGATGTTTTGGAATTATCTTCTATAAATGAAGACAAAGAATTAAGAAGCTTATATTTCAAGGGTTTCATAATGAATATATTAAACCCAAAAGTTTCTATTTTCTTTTTGGCTTTTTTACCTCAATTTGTAAATGCAAATCTTGCTTTAAGTATAACGAATCAAATGATACTTTTGGGCTTTATCTTTTTATGTGTTACTGTGCTTGTTTTTTCATCCATAGGTTTTATCTCACATATTTTTGGAAAAAAACTCTTAGAGAAAAAGAGTTTTTCTAAAGTATTAAATTATCTTACGTCTTTTGTTTTGTATTCTATTGCGATTAAATTAGCATTTTCGCAACAATAA
- a CDS encoding helix-turn-helix transcriptional regulator gives MEKKHYSCYFQFSTDIIGGKWKSMVLWALKNGIKRSGELKKSIPKISQKMLTQQLRELEDVGIVERIVHPVIPPKVEYQLTKHGEKLIPILEDLHDWGKDYALNADVSINLSPNANCVMN, from the coding sequence ATGGAGAAAAAACATTACAGCTGTTATTTCCAATTTTCAACTGATATTATTGGTGGAAAGTGGAAAAGTATGGTTCTTTGGGCTCTTAAAAATGGAATCAAAAGAAGTGGTGAATTAAAAAAATCTATTCCAAAGATATCTCAAAAGATGTTAACCCAGCAGTTAAGAGAACTTGAAGATGTGGGAATAGTTGAGCGTATTGTACATCCAGTAATCCCTCCAAAAGTTGAATACCAACTAACAAAACATGGAGAGAAATTAATTCCAATCTTAGAAGACCTCCATGATTGGGGAAAAGATTATGCTTTAAATGCAGATGTAAGTATTAATTTAAGTCCTAATGCAAACTGTGTAATGAACTAA
- a CDS encoding DUF4139 domain-containing protein, translating to MYVNHLKKSILILLLTSNLFSQETSKILHSKDISISIYNNNLAMINEHRSINLKKEGKQTLIYEGIPSSVIFESIIPTFSKKTILYSQNYHYDILSLNKLLQKHINKEITYKVYSSAYTYKKEKAILLSLNPILLQKNNEIISGIKNSDIIFDSLPKDLLTKPSLIWNTKSKKGLQNIELNYLTRNISWKSDYILKLDKTNSLSAWITINNNSGKSYENANIYVIAGEVQTNAPKINLQRRYKSMALMESSPVVSQKEFAGYHLYKIPFKESINNKEKKQINFINKQNLKIKTKAQSKNSIYFHAFNKIPSNKLSHIIELNNTKNDGLGIPLPKGTIRVYKKDETLSHFIGQSSIKHTSLDEKISINIGKFFDISQEINQTAFKRTKRYIKSSYIRKIENKSNTKRLIEIREQYNSSNVKNIDIEHNCKNNCSFKKDALYSYIYTIELPKKSSFNLETQYELTYQSSFN from the coding sequence ATGTACGTTAATCATTTAAAAAAAAGTATCCTTATATTATTACTTACAAGTAATTTATTTTCTCAAGAAACAAGCAAAATATTACATAGCAAAGATATCTCAATAAGCATCTATAACAATAATCTTGCCATGATAAATGAACACAGAAGTATAAACTTAAAAAAAGAGGGAAAACAAACACTTATATATGAAGGCATACCTTCTTCTGTTATATTTGAATCCATTATTCCTACTTTTTCAAAAAAAACCATTTTATATTCCCAAAATTATCATTATGATATTTTATCTTTAAACAAATTACTTCAAAAACACATCAATAAAGAAATCACCTATAAAGTATATTCAAGTGCTTATACCTATAAAAAAGAAAAAGCTATTTTACTTTCTTTAAACCCAATCTTACTTCAAAAAAACAATGAAATTATTTCAGGTATTAAAAACAGCGATATCATTTTTGATTCACTTCCAAAAGATTTGCTTACAAAACCTTCTCTTATTTGGAATACAAAATCAAAAAAAGGTCTGCAAAACATAGAATTAAATTATCTTACACGTAATATTTCGTGGAAAAGTGATTATATTTTAAAACTGGATAAAACAAATTCTCTTTCCGCTTGGATTACTATTAATAATAATTCAGGAAAATCCTATGAGAATGCAAATATTTACGTAATAGCAGGAGAAGTACAAACAAATGCACCTAAAATAAACTTACAAAGAAGATACAAATCAATGGCACTCATGGAAAGTTCCCCTGTAGTTTCGCAAAAAGAGTTTGCGGGGTATCATTTGTATAAAATACCTTTTAAAGAAAGCATAAACAATAAAGAAAAAAAACAAATCAATTTTATTAATAAACAAAATTTAAAAATAAAAACAAAAGCACAAAGTAAAAATTCAATTTATTTTCATGCATTTAATAAAATTCCTAGTAACAAACTCTCTCATATTATCGAACTTAATAATACAAAAAACGATGGTTTGGGTATACCTTTGCCAAAAGGAACAATTAGGGTGTACAAAAAAGATGAAACATTGTCTCATTTTATCGGTCAAAGTAGTATAAAACACACTTCTCTTGATGAAAAAATCTCTATTAATATTGGTAAGTTTTTTGATATCTCACAAGAAATCAACCAAACAGCGTTTAAACGAACAAAACGTTATATTAAAAGCTCTTATATAAGAAAAATTGAGAATAAAAGCAATACAAAAAGATTGATAGAAATAAGAGAACAGTATAACTCATCAAATGTCAAAAATATTGATATAGAACATAATTGCAAAAATAATTGTTCTTTTAAAAAAGATGCTTTGTATTCTTATATTTATACTATAGAATTACCTAAAAAGAGCTCGTTTAACCTAGAGACACAGTATGAACTTACGTATCAAAGCTCATTTAACTAG
- a CDS encoding YhdH/YhfP family quinone oxidoreductase, which produces MKAFVVKEIGERKYSANLTEIDKPKIKEEEILIKTTYSSLNYKDALSSQGNPGVTRVFPHVTGIDVAGIVEESNSSTFQIGDEVIVTGYDLGMNSNGGHCEFVSVPASWVVPKPKNISLRDLMIYGTAGLTAALSVNEILRHGVTQGKVIVTGATGGVGSIAVSILAKLGFEVTAISGKEDKISYLKKLGAKEVILRKDFDIENKKPMMRETYIAVVDTVGGNILAEALKQIKYDGIATCCGLTSSFKLNTNVFPFILRGVRLIGIDSVEANIDKKIQAWEKISNSFKIELEELVNEISLEEIKDAYENILSSKAVGRYLVKIS; this is translated from the coding sequence ATGAAAGCATTTGTAGTAAAAGAAATTGGCGAGCGAAAATATTCGGCTAATTTAACAGAGATAGATAAACCAAAGATTAAAGAAGAAGAAATTTTAATTAAAACGACCTATAGTTCTTTAAATTATAAAGATGCATTAAGCTCACAAGGGAATCCAGGAGTAACAAGAGTTTTCCCTCATGTTACAGGAATTGATGTAGCTGGAATTGTAGAAGAATCAAACAGTTCTACGTTTCAAATAGGTGATGAAGTTATAGTTACGGGTTATGATTTAGGAATGAATTCTAATGGGGGACATTGTGAATTTGTAAGTGTTCCTGCTTCATGGGTTGTGCCTAAACCTAAAAATATTTCTTTAAGAGACTTAATGATTTATGGAACAGCAGGATTAACAGCTGCTTTAAGTGTAAATGAAATCCTAAGGCATGGAGTTACACAAGGAAAAGTTATTGTTACAGGAGCAACAGGTGGAGTTGGAAGCATTGCTGTATCAATTTTGGCAAAACTTGGTTTTGAAGTAACTGCAATATCAGGAAAAGAAGACAAAATTTCTTATTTGAAAAAATTAGGAGCAAAAGAAGTCATCTTGCGAAAAGATTTTGACATTGAAAATAAAAAACCAATGATGAGAGAAACCTATATTGCTGTTGTAGATACTGTTGGAGGAAATATTCTAGCAGAAGCATTAAAACAAATAAAATACGATGGTATTGCTACATGTTGTGGATTAACATCTTCTTTTAAATTAAATACCAATGTTTTTCCTTTTATTTTAAGAGGCGTAAGACTTATTGGAATTGATTCAGTAGAAGCAAATATAGATAAAAAAATACAGGCTTGGGAAAAAATATCAAATTCTTTTAAAATTGAATTAGAAGAATTGGTAAATGAAATTTCTCTTGAAGAAATTAAAGATGCTTATGAAAATATTTTAAGCTCAAAAGCAGTCGGTAGATATTTAGTTAAAATATCTTAA
- a CDS encoding phosphomannomutase/phosphoglucomutase → MINKSIFREYDIRGIVGDDLNEQSVKLIGYFLGLEAIKQCKSKNPTIAIGYDARTHSPSLFAYLTSGFNKAGCQVLGMGMVATGVNYFACYQEFDGKKPDASVMITGSHNPSPYNGFKITINNAPFFGEDITSLGKIMIENENMEIKDNTSFKKIDVISIYVSYMLNQFPHLKKMKNRLFFDCGNGVADTVLTEILDKLELNYKAIYTTPDGTFPNHHPDPSEKKNILEVYKALEGEFEYGFAYDGDADRIAFLTPSNNVKGDILALLFATTMENPVIVGEVKCTQIMYDIINKKGSAHMYKTGHSNLKVKLKELNADMAAEVSGHIFFNDRYYGFDDAIYATLRILELILNGMNIDEEIAKLPTVYSTEEMKVETSDEEKFLLMDKIKELLENPPSSLPKILDIIDIDGVRVNFEKGWGLVRASNTTPVLVTRFEASSIEASKLYEKELMKIISFAKESIRKK, encoded by the coding sequence ATGATCAATAAATCAATATTTAGAGAATACGATATTAGAGGAATTGTTGGAGATGATTTAAATGAACAAAGTGTAAAACTCATTGGATATTTTTTAGGTTTAGAAGCGATTAAACAATGTAAAAGTAAAAACCCAACTATTGCAATAGGTTATGATGCAAGAACGCACTCACCTTCTTTATTTGCTTATCTTACTTCTGGTTTTAACAAAGCAGGATGTCAAGTTTTAGGCATGGGAATGGTTGCAACTGGGGTTAATTATTTTGCCTGTTATCAAGAATTTGATGGCAAAAAACCTGATGCCTCAGTAATGATTACAGGAAGCCATAATCCAAGTCCTTATAACGGTTTTAAAATCACTATCAACAATGCACCTTTCTTTGGAGAAGATATTACAAGCTTAGGTAAAATAATGATAGAAAATGAGAATATGGAAATAAAAGACAATACATCCTTCAAAAAAATTGATGTTATTTCTATTTATGTTTCTTATATGTTAAATCAATTTCCGCATTTAAAAAAGATGAAAAACAGACTTTTTTTTGATTGTGGTAATGGCGTAGCAGATACAGTATTAACTGAAATTTTAGATAAATTAGAATTAAATTACAAAGCAATTTATACCACGCCTGATGGAACCTTTCCCAATCATCACCCAGATCCAAGTGAAAAGAAAAATATTCTAGAAGTATATAAAGCCCTTGAAGGTGAATTTGAATATGGTTTTGCTTATGATGGAGACGCAGACAGAATTGCCTTTTTGACCCCTTCTAACAATGTTAAAGGTGATATTCTTGCTTTATTATTTGCAACAACTATGGAAAACCCTGTAATTGTAGGCGAAGTTAAATGTACACAAATAATGTATGACATCATTAATAAAAAAGGAAGTGCTCATATGTACAAAACAGGGCATTCCAATTTAAAAGTAAAACTAAAAGAACTGAATGCAGATATGGCAGCAGAAGTATCAGGACATATTTTCTTTAATGACAGATACTACGGTTTTGATGATGCAATTTATGCTACTTTACGTATATTAGAACTTATTTTAAATGGTATGAATATTGATGAAGAAATAGCAAAACTTCCCACTGTTTATTCAACAGAAGAAATGAAAGTAGAAACAAGCGATGAAGAAAAGTTTCTTTTAATGGATAAAATTAAAGAATTGTTAGAAAATCCTCCTTCATCTTTGCCTAAAATATTAGATATTATTGATATTGATGGGGTAAGAGTAAACTTTGAAAAGGGTTGGGGATTAGTTAGAGCTTCTAATACTACACCCGTACTAGTAACAAGATTTGAAGCTTCAAGCATTGAAGCCTCAAAACTTTATGAAAAAGAATTGATGAAAATAATAAGTTTTGCAAAAGAAAGTATTAGAAAAAAATAA
- a CDS encoding glutamate-5-semialdehyde dehydrogenase yields the protein MKQFLEEAKKTSHHIATLSSEIKNKVLLEMADALIEHCDYIVNHNVMDMEEANANNLSKDILERLLLTGERVQGMAEAIKEIAAQKEPVGRLLDGWKTKDDLNIQKVSIPIGVIAIIYESRPNVTSDAAALCFKAGNVCVLKGGKEAIHSNKAIANILRSVLAKNKISENAISLIPDYSRESVAELIKEDKYVDLVIPRGGAELIKFISQNATVPVIKHDKGLCHTYIDKDSNHDKAIDIALNAKCQRPGVCNAMETLLVHTDVAPYILPPLYEAFVREGTELKGCVETRRHIDIQCAEHEDYDTEYLANILNIKVVNNLDEAIFHINKYGSGHSEAILSENYNTVNKFLDEVDAACVYANASTRFTDGAAFGLGAEVGISTSKLHSRGPMGINDLTTFKYKIYGNGQIRQ from the coding sequence ATGAAACAATTTTTAGAAGAAGCAAAAAAAACTTCTCATCACATAGCTACTTTAAGTAGTGAAATCAAAAACAAAGTTTTACTTGAAATGGCAGATGCTCTTATTGAACACTGTGATTATATTGTTAATCACAATGTAATGGACATGGAAGAAGCAAATGCAAATAATTTAAGTAAAGATATTCTAGAGCGGCTCTTGTTAACAGGGGAGAGAGTACAAGGTATGGCAGAAGCTATAAAAGAAATAGCTGCACAAAAAGAACCTGTAGGAAGACTCTTAGATGGTTGGAAAACAAAAGATGATTTAAACATTCAAAAAGTATCTATTCCTATTGGTGTAATTGCTATTATTTATGAAAGCAGACCCAATGTAACTTCAGATGCAGCAGCTTTATGTTTTAAAGCAGGGAATGTGTGTGTTTTAAAAGGGGGTAAAGAAGCTATTCATTCTAATAAAGCCATAGCAAATATTCTAAGATCAGTATTAGCTAAAAATAAGATAAGTGAAAATGCTATTTCTTTAATTCCTGATTACTCAAGAGAAAGCGTAGCAGAACTTATTAAAGAAGATAAGTATGTAGATTTGGTTATTCCAAGAGGGGGAGCTGAATTAATTAAATTCATTTCTCAAAATGCTACTGTTCCTGTGATCAAACACGATAAAGGTTTATGCCATACTTATATTGACAAAGACTCCAATCATGATAAAGCAATAGATATAGCGCTAAATGCAAAATGCCAAAGACCTGGTGTTTGTAATGCAATGGAAACACTCTTAGTACATACAGATGTAGCTCCTTATATCTTGCCTCCTTTATATGAAGCTTTTGTAAGAGAAGGGACAGAACTTAAAGGTTGTGTTGAAACAAGAAGACATATAGATATTCAGTGCGCAGAACACGAAGATTACGATACAGAGTACTTAGCCAATATTTTAAATATAAAAGTAGTAAACAATTTAGATGAAGCTATTTTTCATATCAATAAATATGGTTCAGGACATTCAGAAGCCATTTTAAGTGAAAATTACAATACAGTAAATAAATTTTTAGATGAAGTAGATGCAGCGTGTGTATACGCCAATGCAAGTACACGTTTTACAGATGGTGCCGCTTTTGGATTGGGTGCAGAAGTAGGTATTTCTACTTCTAAACTTCACTCAAGAGGCCCAATGGGAATCAATGATTTAACTACATTTAAATACAAAATTTATGGAAATGGTCAAATAAGACAATAA
- the trxA gene encoding thioredoxin: MGKYIELTTGNFEDTTKEGVSLVDFWAPWCGPCRMIAPVIEELAEEFEGKAKICKVNTDEEQDLSVKHGIRSIPTILFMKDGEVVDTIIGATSKQALSEKLNSLL; this comes from the coding sequence ATGGGTAAATATATAGAATTAACAACAGGTAATTTTGAAGATACAACAAAAGAAGGAGTTTCTTTAGTTGACTTTTGGGCACCATGGTGTGGGCCTTGTAGAATGATTGCTCCAGTAATTGAAGAATTAGCGGAAGAATTTGAAGGTAAAGCAAAAATTTGTAAAGTAAATACTGATGAAGAACAAGATTTATCTGTTAAACATGGAATCAGATCAATTCCTACTATTTTATTTATGAAAGACGGAGAAGTAGTTGATACTATTATTGGTGCAACTTCTAAACAAGCATTAAGCGAAAAACTTAATTCTTTATTATAA